CTCGAAGTGGTAACATGCACGCTCTGAGTGCCTATTTTCTTAAATCGAATTGGCTCGACGTGAAACAGAAGGTTCATCTATAACCCTTGGTTCCGCTTTGTTGCCGTGTTTAGAGAGGCAAATGACTTCGCTATCAACTGTCTCATCGTCTGACGAAATCGTATTGCGATTTGCACTAAAAACGCATTGCTGTGTTTAtggagatttttttttatatttgctGATTTATTATTAAGGAAATGGTTTGGACCCAAGAGTAAcatactttgattgaaaaagatcatctcggCGATTAGAGTCCTgagtttgtgactgacgtttcgacaacctgtgcggaagccatgtTTAGAGTCTTGACTTGTTATTCCAGCCGGGTCAAAATATTTGTATTTTGAATCAATTACAATTGGCAAGTTTATTGAGCAACTGTGAACGAGACAAAAGACTTCAAGCCAGTCCATTGTCCGCTGTCAGTCAAATGGCGCATTTAAATGGTAATTTGCTGGCGTAAACATAGATATCATAAATTATTCCCTTCAAAACAGGTGCATACCTGCAAGAGTTTGAAGGTGCTATGGAGATGCGCTTTCTTATAGATGTTCAATCATAATTCGATACCGCGAAGCGCCTTTTAAGTTCACAAGAAAGATGATATCGTTATGTTTGATTTAAACCACTGCGTAATTTAAATCCTCGTACAGCAGTCGATCTTGGCTGGTCGCATCACAAAGTCAACGTATTTCGTATGAACATCTCGCTGGATATATTGGCGCTATCTTGAAAAGAGAAAGACCGCGAAGAGAGGGTGATTCGAATTTGTCCTTATTTCTACCATCTACATGAATCATTGACTTCACCGTTGCTTAAATAGCTGCTTGCAATAAGTTTACTTTTGCGATGAAACCAGCTTTTAATCGACGACAAGAAAATATTTCACAAAAATTTGTCTCTGCTGACTTCGCCGGAACCGATCGCTTCTTTCGTGGATTtgtcaatgacaacaaaacgaCGATGTTATTTGTGTTTTAACGATTGAATGGGAAAGATCCATTTAAATATGTGAGATCGCTTCAGGATGGAACCggataaacaaagcaaaaagcaaCCTTTTTTAAACGACAGCACAAGACCAAGCGATGAGACAACACCTTGCTCCAACTACTCCACCACTAGCCAAACAAACACCCGAGTAATGAACCAACCCTCCAGGGCATCATATGAAAATATAGGCCCACAAATGccttattattaccattatccCACGGAGCGAATCCAAGCCCCAAGGTTTGGACTAATACGAGGATATCACCGACAAATGTACCAACCAGTTTCTCAGAAAAGGATTTGTTGCGAATGCACCACCGAAGATGGGGCGCCTGTGCCCTCAGAGAGAAGATGCAACTGGGGAGTGGCATGTGGTTGTGTGCTTTTGATAATCGGTATTATAGCAATTTTAATGGGGTTTCTGGTTCCACCAAAGTCTTCTATAAGAAACGCGCATGCGCATTTGACTCCCGAGCAGCGGCAGGAACTAAACCAGATAAATCTATTTATAGATATGTTTGTCATCTCCGGACTTTCTGTTTTGTCTGTCGGAGGCTTGCTTATTTCTGGCGCGTTACTGTTGCCGTTGCTCCGACGAAGGACCGAACATAACTACGATGAGCCGATACGATACTTCGGTAACGAGGTGTACGTAAAAACAGAAGATTTACCGATGAATAATTCGGGGAAACGTTCTATTGATTTGGGGTTTCACAAAGATGTCGTACCCGCAGATATCACATTGCGGAAAATTCAACCTGAGAGCGAAAAGAGCGAACCAGTTGATTTAACAACAACATGGAAATGACCCTGCAATGATGCttacaaaaataacttaaatcTTCAATCAAGATTTGCTAGTTTACAACATTGCCACTGCTAAGCATTGTAGTCAACTGATGAAAGACTTTTCTTAGAAGAAAAAACCACTTGATACTTTCCCGTGTACCCCCTTGCCTCCTTCCTCCCCTGTTCCCCTTAGGCACCGGGCAGCCCCTGTCTCTCTTAACCGCCACCCACTGTACTCTTCGCCAGGTATGTACGACCCTGCCATGAACAGTTTTAGTTAGCTTATAACTAAGGCTGGAATATATGAAATCGGAATGAAACTGAAAGAACTATTGGGAATATTTCATACGGCTATATTTAATTCGAAATATATTTTGTTTGGGTGTTTCGAAATTTGCAATATGCTTTTGAAGCAAAGGCTGCTGATTTCCTATTCAGTTTCTGTGCATGTTTGATAAAGTAATTGTAGTGTCGTCTACTTACGGCCCTACGCACTAGGCATACTCCGGACATGAGTTAAATGGACCTTTGCCTGTGCGTTttcttttcccatttcagaccaggTGATGTTCTCGtgagaattttccttttgttttgttcataaGTTATGCGAACGTTTGCACACGCATAAGACGacacttgaaagaaactattccctagAGTAGCATCAAATGGTCTGAATTGGGTAAACAAAGCGTACAAGCTGAAGAAGCCTATTGGAGAGAAGGGCACCAAGGAATAATGGAGAGCGTTCTTGGATTTCCACGAACGGACAAATTCGTGCTGCGCATGCAAGCTTGCTTTTCTGCCTGCTGTAAATTTGAATATTGTAACCTCATCATGCTTCTGCAGAGAACGCAAAGTTGAGAGTAGCACCGAGACAAAGGTTTGGAACCGAAGCCAATATATACGTTTCTTGCTACTGAATCACAGGTAAGGATATCTGGGGCGAAGAAAATAGTGGGAAAGtgcttttttttcaatcaaaacgGAGCCAAGGCAAACCGAAATGTGATTGACCATCTAACACGTGCACGTCGTATGACTACAAAGATATTGATGTTGCATCTGCTGAAGAGATATGAACATATGTTGTGTACATTTTAGTCTTTTAGTTCCGATAGATTCAGTTGGGCATCAACTTTGACCTGCTGAAAGTCTTTCTTGCGTTTTGCTACCTTTGTTTATGTCGGATTCCGCAGCAATTTGTTGTTATGATCTTGGAAGCTGCTCATTAAGAAGTTTATCAGGGGATTGCCAACTTTGCTATTCCCCTGGGAGGAAATTTTAGAATAACGGTGTTATACGAATAGAATATTACGAGATTGGCATGTAAAACCTCATAACGCATTTTTTTTGCAGCCCACAAAATAGtcgcaggaaaaaaaaagcgttGTTGTCACCGGTTCACGTGATCAATCTTGTCCAATTTTGTCCCGGCAGTCACTGTCCATTTAATCAGTATTGTCTCACTGTGGGGGACGAAGGAGTCACTTGCGCCCGTTGTCAGACCCAAACAAAGAGTCGCCCACGCGGTTTAAGGGAGGGGGGGTGGTGCATGGTCcttgttcccttccaaaattgTCCAACATGTAGTTGTTCCCGCGTTCCCTGAAAATGGTTCATGGTCCCTACaataattttcctttgttcccCTGTCCCACAAAACTCCTGGGAGACTATTTGTTCACCTTGTTCTCACACAAAGGATAACAACATCGCTTTTTGCGTTATATTTGTCTTAAAACATTgtataataaattcaaaatttagtAATATATTCAAATTAAtcaataaattcaaaattttatcattatttcaaatatttaagCAAGTTTTCTAAATGAAACTAAATGAAACGAAAACGAAATTACAGTAGCACAAAAGCGTTCTTAGATTAGCTAAATATTGCGCCCATTCCCGAGTTATCAGAGTTTATTGCGGTCGAGGGTGAAGTTCGAGTTCACCGTGCGGTGACGCACACTTAGCCGAGCGGATTGAGGCCGAGATTTTGCTTTCACCTCGTGCACTGGGAGAGAGAGATAGGGCCCTGGAAAGGGCACTGGCTGTCATCGCCCGTATCCTCTTcaacacgttttttttttttttcagtagtAATATTAATACTACTTAAAAACTTTACGGATAACTTAGAAAAATTatggaaaacaaaacgaaaaaaaattcaaaattcaatatTTCAATCAAAACTTTTCCTTTCTCGCCAACCAATCAAGTTCAAGGTACAAATCAGTTCCATTTAAAGCTTTTACTCAATCATGCTAAGACAGCTGAATGCATGGGCGAGGCACGCCAAATATTATCAAATGTCACTGAATACTCGAGTCCCGTTGACCTTAGGAATGCATCGAGGCAGCTAGCTCTTTCTGGTCTTATATCTTCGTAGTTTGACATCCAGGTGCCAGCAACTTGAGCCTTCCATCGCCGTTCACAGATCTTTCTCAGTTCAATGAGGGGTATGCATTCATTCATTATTCTCAATCGAATGTACTTGGTTGGGTTCGCTTACTAAGTGTCCTTGGTGTCTGTTATTTTAACTCAATTTCCCCCGCCTAATCCTTGAACTTTGAGATATCGCTATATTTGATTTTCGTTGATGTCTTCAATAGAATGAGTTATCTCTGTTTTACGTCCTCTGAGATTGTCCTAAACGCAGTGACTCTTCGTTATCAGTGTTTATTGAAGAATTGTATGACTTCATCGGCGAACTTGTCTAAGCAAGAAAATAGTTCTTTgaaaaattgtaaaattaaCAAGTTCTTATAAATGGCGGTCGCTCAAGAATACTTCCCCTTTAACGACGAGGGTATTTCTTCTCTGGAAACCGTTTTGGAAAGAAGTTCAACACTTCCCAGATGAACTTCTTGTTGCCCAAATGGTTGACACTTTTGTCGCCATCGGTTAACCTGTAACACATATCAAGGCCTTCCTTCATCGATGCTTCCATCTTGTTTAGCAGTTCTTCTTTTATGGACACTGCTTTCCCTCGTTTGCTGGCTACCTTGAAGTACAGCAGGGCCAGTTGGGTTTTGACCATAACTTTCCACATGTGATCTTTCTCTAGCTCTCTTTCACAAATAAGCTCTGCAGATAAAAGTAGCCTCTTTGCTTCTTCAAAGTTACCTTTCCTCATGAGACAAATCCCGTAATTTTTGAGAGTTAAGATGCTTTCTTTTTGATCTTGCGTTCCCAATTTTTCCAACACCTTAATTGCTCTTTTATAATATCCCGATGCTTTATCCAATCGAATTCGATCAATCCTTTTACCAAAGAACACAAAATCTGCAAAATCTTTCAAACATTGAGCTGTCATGAAATGGTCTCCGAGAAGTTTTGTAAACATGGAAAGGGCTCTCTGAAATTTCACGGTTGCTTCTTCGTTGTACTTGCGTCGTTTTGCGTTTTTCCCAGCAAACAATAAGGCTGTTGCAGTCTCGGGATGATCTGGAATCTTCTCCTCACAGATTTCCAACGCTTTATCGTACAACTTTTTCGGTTCAAGATCATAGAGCTTGTTAGCCTCTGTGAGAAAACGAGCCCGACAATGAAGATATAACACCTGAGAACGTGTCTTTTTGTCAAATTCGTCAACGTGGGATGAAAAGAGAACACGGGCCTCCTCCATGAGATCTTTGTATTTCGCTTTCTCTCCAATCCTCCTCATTTCTTGACCAAGAAGGCACAAAAGTTCCATCCTATGCACCGGAAGAGATTGCGGATGGAATGACTTGCAACTGAGCAGCAGTTTCAATGTCTGGATGTAAACGTTGGATGCGATGCAATTTTGTAAATACGCGAACGTCCTGGGAAGACCCTCCAGAAACTTTTGGCAGGAGGTAACGATTTCATTGCCCTTCATATCATTGGCATAGTGTTGAAGGAAATGCTCGAAATTGTGTCTGTCCTCGTTGAATAATTCAATAGATGCCTTACACGTATCTTTCCCCCAGTACAAGCGTGCATTTTCTTCGAGGCGCGACACGTAGTGTGAACAAGCTAGTTTTTCGCCATTACGTAGAAGCTTAGGATTCTTAACTTCGCCAATCCTTTGGGCAAAGGCGCGGATGATGGGATGCAACTCGTAACGGCCAGAGCTTCGCTGTTCAACGAGGGACCTTTTCTTCAGTGAGCACAAAGTCATGATTGCTGGAATTCCAGGGTCCAGATAGTCTTTCCAAACCGCTTCCGAAGCATTGCAATCAAATGATCCAGGGAATACGGACACTACAACTAAAGCGTCTTGCTCAGCTTTCGTCAAAAGCTCAAAGGAAGTTGTGATGGCTTGATGGAATGATTCACTTCCACCTTCTAGGATAGTCATGGGT
The Acropora muricata isolate sample 2 chromosome 3, ASM3666990v1, whole genome shotgun sequence genome window above contains:
- the LOC136912229 gene encoding uncharacterized protein, with the translated sequence MEPDKQSKKQPFLNDSTRPSDETTPCSNYSTTSQTNTRVMNQPSRASYENIGPQMPYYYHYPTERIQAPRFGLIRGYHRQMYQPVSQKRICCECTTEDGAPVPSERRCNWGVACGCVLLIIGIIAILMGFLVPPKSSIRNAHAHLTPEQRQELNQINLFIDMFVISGLSVLSVGGLLISGALLLPLLRRRTEHNYDEPIRYFGNEVYVKTEDLPMNNSGKRSIDLGFHKDVVPADITLRKIQPESEKSEPVDLTTTWK
- the LOC136912172 gene encoding uncharacterized protein — translated: MASLSSCFSPSTVATEKGNSTRLARLLIEGGTDALRRFLSSIYSPERFEDLLKENLPKLQNLKSRHVIFDDQWESLFPASGETAEIDKFDISLLHLLIREFSYLPSPVTGWHKMPTDDDESIQANITRIKCFRYDLCPCVSTGISNGKFEDHWNKIASSLEAIEVDIRRRKIQFFKNDPIDSQKRRAVEEHVEQWQKIQHQERDLVNETNNCLTDKAPEDGYLFGRFLEIDHVKQHLQSGTSAVVLITGGPGLGKTTVARAIARELAHSESGQIVFFCSLLAKEAFHDVATEMIHSCGKMPGQLPENLHHWLKDWSKQIESQATFILDNADDVLKSEDRGLFLDTLRAMRMLSKQNVAFVITSRKTFTYPDLPTTEVRLSPLPHVEAKKVLLFQVNRDEDQIGKLSKVDTMVELCGRVPLLLSIVGPLLSDYSEDRIIKHLEQEPMTILEGGSESFHQAITTSFELLTKAEQDALVVVSVFPGSFDCNASEAVWKDYLDPGIPAIMTLCSLKKRSLVEQRSSGRYELHPIIRAFAQRIGEVKNPKLLRNGEKLACSHYVSRLEENARLYWGKDTCKASIELFNEDRHNFEHFLQHYANDMKGNEIVTSCQKFLEGLPRTFAYLQNCIASNVYIQTLKLLLSCKSFHPQSLPVHRMELLCLLGQEMRRIGEKAKYKDLMEEARVLFSSHVDEFDKKTRSQVLYLHCRARFLTEANKLYDLEPKKLYDKALEICEEKIPDHPETATALLFAGKNAKRRKYNEEATVKFQRALSMFTKLLGDHFMTAQCLKDFADFVFFGKRIDRIRLDKASGYYKRAIKVLEKLGTQDQKESILTLKNYGICLMRKGNFEEAKRLLLSAELICERELEKDHMWKVMVKTQLALLYFKVASKRGKAVSIKEELLNKMEASMKEGLDMCYRLTDGDKSVNHLGNKKFIWEVLNFFPKRFPEKKYPRR